Proteins co-encoded in one Streptomyces roseochromogenus subsp. oscitans DS 12.976 genomic window:
- a CDS encoding MFS transporter — protein sequence MNPASIPHGPRRPAWAGRNYSLLTTAAVVTSLGANGSLIAAAFAVLDAGGDGGDVGLVAAARTLPLVVFLLIGGTLADRVPRHRVMVAANALNCLSQGTFAVLVLAGEPRLWQMMLLSALGGTGQAFFGPAAEGMLLSSVEGEQAGRAFAVFRMATQGAALGGAALGGALVAAVGPGWVLALDAAAFALAAALRSFLDVSHIPPRAPGEGMLADLRDGWREFIGRPWLWSIVVQFSIANAVVGAAEAVYGPLVTRDSLGGAGPWGLALAAFGAGTVAGALLMTRWKPRRLLLAGTLCVFPLALPSAALAVPVPTGVLYGVMFAAGTTVEVFGVSWMTALHQEIPEEKLSRVSAYDWFGSVALTPLATALAGPAEAALGRAAALWGCAVLVVLVTALVLLVPDVRTLPRRTQPIAAPKAASTDAERPVEGLR from the coding sequence GTGAACCCAGCGTCCATCCCGCACGGCCCGCGCAGACCCGCCTGGGCGGGCCGCAACTACTCCCTGCTGACCACCGCCGCCGTCGTGACCAGCCTGGGTGCGAACGGCTCGCTCATCGCCGCCGCGTTCGCGGTACTGGACGCGGGCGGCGACGGCGGGGACGTGGGACTCGTCGCCGCCGCGCGCACCCTGCCACTGGTGGTGTTCCTGCTCATCGGCGGCACGCTCGCGGACCGAGTGCCCCGGCACCGGGTGATGGTCGCCGCCAACGCCCTCAACTGCCTGTCGCAGGGCACCTTCGCCGTGCTCGTGCTGGCCGGCGAGCCCCGGCTGTGGCAGATGATGCTGCTCTCCGCGCTGGGCGGCACGGGGCAGGCGTTCTTCGGCCCGGCGGCCGAGGGCATGCTGCTGTCCTCCGTGGAGGGCGAGCAGGCGGGCCGGGCGTTCGCCGTCTTCCGCATGGCCACGCAGGGAGCGGCTCTAGGCGGCGCGGCGCTCGGCGGTGCCCTGGTCGCCGCCGTCGGCCCCGGCTGGGTGCTCGCGCTCGACGCGGCCGCCTTCGCCCTCGCCGCCGCCCTGCGCTCCTTCCTCGACGTCAGTCACATTCCGCCGCGCGCACCCGGCGAGGGCATGCTGGCCGATCTCCGCGACGGCTGGCGGGAGTTCATCGGCCGTCCCTGGCTGTGGAGCATCGTCGTACAGTTCTCGATCGCCAACGCGGTGGTCGGCGCGGCCGAAGCGGTCTACGGCCCGCTCGTCACCCGCGACAGCCTGGGCGGCGCGGGACCGTGGGGCCTGGCGCTGGCCGCGTTCGGCGCGGGCACGGTGGCCGGCGCCCTGCTGATGACCCGCTGGAAACCCCGCCGGCTCCTCCTCGCCGGCACGCTCTGCGTCTTCCCGCTGGCCCTGCCCTCGGCCGCCCTGGCCGTGCCGGTGCCGACCGGCGTGCTGTACGGCGTGATGTTCGCCGCCGGTACGACGGTGGAGGTGTTCGGCGTGTCCTGGATGACCGCGCTGCACCAGGAGATCCCCGAGGAGAAGCTCTCCCGGGTCTCGGCGTACGACTGGTTCGGCTCGGTCGCGCTCACGCCCCTGGCCACGGCGCTGGCGGGCCCCGCCGAGGCCGCTCTCGGCCGGGCGGCCGCGCTGTGGGGCTGCGCCGTCCTGGTCGTCCTGGTCACCGCGCTGGTGCTGCTGGTCCCGGACGTCCGCACCCTGCCCCGCCGCACCCAGCCGATCGCCGCCCCCAAGGCCGCGTCAACCGATGCCGAACGCCCCGTCGAGGGGCTCCGGTGA
- a CDS encoding DUF4442 domain-containing protein: MTVESASMGEMLAAAVPMVRTLNLEFVEVTPERAVLRLPDQPDYHNHIGGPHAGAMFTLAESASGAIVLTAFGDQLSRAVPLAVRAEIDYKKLAMGPVTATATLGRPAAEVIAELDAGGRPEFPVGIAIQREDGAVTGEMTVVWTLRLNG; this comes from the coding sequence ATGACAGTTGAGAGCGCCTCGATGGGCGAGATGCTGGCCGCCGCGGTTCCGATGGTGCGGACGTTGAACCTGGAGTTCGTCGAGGTGACCCCGGAGCGTGCCGTGTTGCGGCTGCCGGACCAGCCGGACTACCACAATCACATTGGCGGCCCCCATGCCGGCGCCATGTTCACTCTGGCCGAGTCCGCCAGTGGGGCCATCGTGCTCACGGCCTTCGGCGATCAGCTTTCGCGTGCGGTGCCGCTCGCGGTGCGGGCCGAGATCGATTACAAGAAGCTGGCCATGGGACCGGTGACGGCCACGGCGACGCTGGGCCGCCCGGCGGCCGAGGTCATCGCCGAGCTTGACGCAGGCGGGCGGCCGGAGTTTCCGGTCGGTATCGCCATACAGCGCGAAGACGGGGCCGTCACGGGCGAGATGACGGTCGTATGGACCTTGCGGCTGAATGGCTGA
- a CDS encoding helix-turn-helix domain-containing protein — protein sequence MVRLPLAPEQIAAGRRLGSVLRSARGGRRLVEVALEAGISPETLRKIETGRLPTPAFGTVVQLSEVLGISLAELADVWRTGPAHGSAREKAAFAADAVEAASQHR from the coding sequence ATGGTCCGCCTCCCCCTCGCCCCCGAACAGATCGCTGCTGGTCGACGCCTCGGGAGCGTTCTGCGCAGCGCCCGGGGCGGACGCCGCCTCGTCGAGGTGGCCCTGGAGGCGGGCATCTCGCCGGAGACCCTCCGCAAGATCGAAACCGGTCGGCTGCCCACACCCGCGTTCGGCACCGTCGTTCAGCTCAGTGAGGTGCTCGGCATCTCCCTGGCCGAACTCGCCGACGTCTGGCGCACCGGTCCGGCGCATGGCTCGGCGCGGGAGAAGGCCGCATTCGCCGCCGATGCGGTCGAGGCGGCGTCGCAGCACAGGTGA
- the map gene encoding type I methionyl aminopeptidase — protein sequence MIELKSPDQIERMRVTGQFIGELLAELGELADAGVDLMDLEHHARRRVKERGAESCYWDYSPAFGRGPFRNVVCLSVNDAVLHGLPHTYKLRDGDLLSMDLAVSIDGWVADSAYSLIVGTPAEEDLRLIEATEVALEAAIKVAQPGGKLGDISAAIGAVAKEYGYPVNLQFGGHGLGRTMHEDPHVPNDGRSGRGFKLRPGLTIAIEPWLAAGTNKIVYDPDGWTIRSADGSRTAHSEHTVAITEEGPLVLTRRPQREEGLEDKQRSSATGD from the coding sequence GTGATCGAGCTCAAGTCTCCTGATCAGATCGAACGTATGCGTGTCACCGGTCAGTTCATCGGCGAGCTGCTCGCGGAGCTGGGCGAACTCGCCGATGCGGGAGTCGATCTGATGGACTTGGAGCACCACGCCCGCCGCCGGGTCAAGGAGCGCGGCGCCGAATCCTGCTACTGGGACTACTCGCCCGCGTTCGGCCGTGGTCCCTTCCGCAACGTGGTGTGCCTCTCGGTCAACGACGCCGTGCTGCACGGACTGCCGCACACGTACAAGCTGCGCGACGGGGACCTGCTGAGCATGGACTTGGCCGTCAGTATCGACGGCTGGGTCGCGGACTCGGCTTACTCCCTCATCGTGGGCACGCCGGCCGAGGAGGACCTGCGGCTGATAGAGGCGACCGAGGTCGCCCTGGAGGCCGCGATCAAGGTGGCCCAGCCAGGCGGCAAGCTGGGTGACATCTCCGCGGCTATCGGCGCCGTCGCCAAGGAGTACGGATACCCGGTCAACCTCCAGTTCGGCGGGCACGGCCTCGGTCGCACCATGCACGAGGACCCGCACGTCCCCAACGACGGCCGCTCCGGCCGCGGCTTCAAGCTGCGCCCCGGCCTGACGATCGCGATCGAACCCTGGCTCGCCGCCGGCACGAACAAGATCGTGTACGACCCCGACGGCTGGACGATCCGCTCGGCCGACGGCTCGCGCACCGCCCACTCCGAGCACACGGTCGCCATCACCGAGGAAGGTCCGCTCGTGCTCACCCGGCGCCCGCAGCGTGAAGAGGGCCTGGAGGACAAGCAGCGGTCGTCGGCAACCGGCGACTGA
- the galU gene encoding UTP--glucose-1-phosphate uridylyltransferase GalU, with the protein MIAPHSSATPAARPAVRKAVVPAAGLGTRFLPATKATPKEMLPVVDKPAIQYVVEEAAAAGLEDILMVTGRHKRAIEDHFDNAFELEQALAAKGDTVRLDAVRDPARLADIHHIRQGDPLGLGHAVLCARHHVGNQPFAVLLGDDLIDARETLLSRMLEVREAHAGSVVALMEADPEQIHLYGCAAVEPTDEEGVVRVTGLVEKPAPGTAPSRYAVIGRYVLDPAVFDVLERTPPGRGGEIQLTDALQDLAAGGTVHGVVFDGLRYDTGDKADYLRTVVRLACARPDLGPEFTAWLKEFVADLEDDEADGRDGHRAA; encoded by the coding sequence ATGATCGCCCCCCACTCCTCAGCGACCCCCGCCGCCCGCCCCGCGGTCCGCAAGGCGGTCGTACCCGCCGCCGGACTCGGCACCCGGTTCCTGCCCGCAACCAAGGCCACCCCGAAGGAGATGCTGCCGGTCGTCGACAAGCCGGCCATCCAGTACGTGGTCGAGGAGGCGGCCGCGGCCGGTCTGGAAGACATCCTGATGGTCACCGGCCGGCACAAGCGCGCCATCGAGGACCACTTCGACAACGCCTTCGAACTGGAACAGGCGTTGGCGGCCAAGGGCGACACCGTGCGGCTGGACGCGGTGCGCGATCCGGCGCGGCTCGCCGACATCCACCACATCCGCCAGGGCGACCCGCTCGGCCTCGGCCACGCTGTGCTGTGCGCCCGCCACCACGTCGGGAACCAGCCCTTCGCGGTCCTCCTCGGCGACGATCTCATCGACGCGCGCGAGACCTTGCTGAGCCGCATGCTGGAAGTCCGCGAGGCTCACGCGGGCAGCGTGGTCGCGCTGATGGAGGCCGACCCGGAGCAGATCCACCTCTACGGCTGCGCGGCGGTGGAACCGACGGACGAGGAGGGTGTCGTACGGGTCACCGGCCTGGTGGAGAAGCCGGCGCCCGGGACCGCGCCGAGCCGGTACGCGGTCATCGGCCGTTATGTCCTCGACCCGGCCGTCTTCGACGTCCTGGAGCGCACCCCGCCGGGCCGCGGCGGCGAGATCCAGCTGACCGACGCGCTCCAGGACCTCGCGGCGGGCGGCACCGTGCACGGGGTCGTCTTCGACGGTCTGCGCTACGACACCGGGGACAAGGCCGATTATCTGCGCACGGTGGTCCGCCTGGCCTGCGCACGCCCAGACCTCGGACCCGAATTCACCGCCTGGCTCAAGGAGTTCGTGGCCGACCTGGAGGACGACGAAGCCGACGGCCGGGACGGGCACCGGGCCGCCTGA
- a CDS encoding RICIN domain-containing protein — MQSPYPPRPPYPPVPGSPGESDRNLVAGLGGPHYARHHAVALLLARHWRAARDHAIVCLASAGPTAHLVATAAFHEVLGRLEGGAIGGALRPQLLVAVRDTVRAWAADDAACAALPELRRPTGGRGLRATKPGTPERRQLAERAFRALPGASQCLLWHTEVEAEPINIPAGLLGIAPATASAALEQAREQFRAGCVRAHRELAPSRECRFHNRLLDVPMRRGGALLPDVRQHLTVCAYCRHAAETFALFDDGLGLLLAETVLGWGARRYLDSRPGRGAAEELPPPSAFFPARHEPTAAPGGRHRTTPGGRRTALAIGVGLTSLVLLATVLVVRSWSDDNGVPTPGATWGAPADRTTRPGGTGARSASSSASSAASAGDPVEVALGNLRGLGSGRCLDVIGDSVESGVGVGLAPCSSAATQQWSYQDDGLLRSAADPSLCLAADPGTKSVVLAGCVVHAGEVTYDFTVRGEILLRGQEGLALAPCSGCGSGGTSARVGLAPRDGSPEQRWVLEPGADGVRRPDAARGGPGGPDEPGAPGASAASGAGGADGADGASGGAGVPRGRQPGDPKGDAQGAPYGDASGGNPEGAGGGPGEPGESGAANETRIAPVSAERDRRRATPVPPAEAVHAAHDVVSSAADAVAAVPATVGALLR; from the coding sequence GTGCAGTCCCCATACCCCCCACGCCCACCGTATCCGCCCGTGCCCGGTTCGCCCGGAGAGTCCGACCGCAATCTCGTCGCCGGGCTCGGCGGTCCCCACTACGCCCGCCATCACGCCGTCGCCCTGCTGCTGGCCCGCCACTGGCGGGCCGCCCGCGACCACGCCATCGTCTGCCTGGCCTCCGCCGGTCCCACCGCCCACCTCGTGGCCACGGCCGCCTTCCACGAGGTTCTCGGCCGCTTGGAGGGCGGGGCGATCGGCGGCGCCCTGCGCCCCCAACTGCTCGTCGCCGTCCGCGACACCGTCCGTGCCTGGGCGGCGGACGACGCGGCCTGTGCGGCGCTGCCGGAATTGCGCAGGCCTACCGGTGGTCGCGGACTGCGTGCGACAAAGCCCGGAACGCCAGAAAGGCGACAACTCGCCGAACGCGCTTTCCGCGCCCTTCCCGGTGCCTCGCAATGCCTTCTGTGGCACACCGAGGTCGAAGCCGAGCCCATAAACATACCCGCCGGTCTGCTGGGTATCGCCCCGGCCACCGCGTCGGCGGCCCTGGAGCAGGCGCGTGAGCAATTCCGGGCGGGATGCGTACGCGCGCACCGGGAACTCGCGCCGTCCAGGGAATGCCGTTTCCACAACCGGCTCCTGGACGTCCCCATGCGCCGCGGCGGCGCCCTGCTGCCGGATGTGCGGCAGCATCTGACGGTCTGTGCGTACTGCCGGCACGCCGCCGAGACCTTCGCGCTGTTCGACGACGGCCTGGGCCTCCTGCTCGCCGAGACCGTGCTCGGCTGGGGAGCCCGCCGCTATCTCGACTCGCGCCCCGGCCGCGGCGCCGCCGAGGAGCTGCCACCCCCCTCGGCGTTCTTCCCTGCGAGGCATGAACCGACGGCGGCGCCCGGCGGCAGGCACCGCACCACGCCCGGCGGCCGCCGCACCGCTCTGGCCATCGGCGTCGGACTGACCTCGCTCGTGCTGCTCGCCACCGTCCTCGTGGTCAGAAGCTGGTCCGATGACAACGGTGTCCCCACGCCCGGCGCCACTTGGGGCGCCCCCGCCGACCGCACCACCCGGCCGGGCGGCACCGGCGCCCGGTCCGCCTCCTCTTCCGCCTCCTCCGCCGCCTCGGCCGGCGATCCCGTCGAGGTCGCCCTCGGCAACCTGCGGGGTCTTGGCTCCGGCCGCTGTCTGGATGTCATCGGGGACAGCGTGGAGTCCGGCGTGGGCGTCGGGCTCGCACCGTGCTCGTCCGCCGCCACGCAGCAGTGGTCGTACCAGGACGACGGACTGCTGCGCAGCGCCGCGGACCCGTCCCTGTGCCTTGCCGCCGACCCGGGTACGAAGAGCGTCGTACTGGCCGGATGTGTGGTCCACGCCGGGGAGGTGACGTACGACTTCACCGTGCGCGGCGAGATCCTGCTCCGCGGGCAGGAAGGCCTCGCGCTCGCTCCCTGCTCCGGCTGCGGCTCCGGTGGTACGTCAGCCCGGGTCGGGCTGGCGCCGCGCGACGGTTCGCCTGAGCAGCGCTGGGTGCTGGAGCCGGGGGCGGACGGGGTACGGCGGCCCGATGCGGCGCGGGGTGGGCCTGGCGGGCCGGATGAGCCGGGCGCTCCTGGCGCATCGGCTGCTTCGGGCGCCGGCGGTGCTGACGGTGCTGACGGTGCTTCGGGCGGGGCCGGGGTGCCGAGGGGCCGGCAGCCGGGGGATCCGAAGGGGGATGCCCAGGGCGCGCCTTACGGAGACGCGTCGGGCGGCAACCCGGAGGGCGCGGGCGGCGGGCCGGGGGAGCCGGGTGAATCGGGTGCGGCGAACGAGACCCGGATCGCTCCGGTCAGCGCCGAACGCGACCGGCGGCGGGCCACTCCCGTGCCGCCGGCCGAGGCGGTGCACGCGGCCCACGACGTCGTGTCGTCGGCCGCCGACGCGGTCGCCGCCGTACCGGCGACCGTGGGGGCGCTGCTGCGCTGA
- a CDS encoding nitronate monooxygenase, giving the protein MTPPARALDLVLCLTPCGEPDAGLTAAACAAGALGVLDLGTGDRISREELARLRRAAPGPFGIRVTGRCALTPADVGDALDTVVHTPDATWNPAELPSSCRVLTEVTDLGQARAAVRAGAQGLIARGAESGGRIGELSTFVLLQQLLSDEESGTVPVWACGGIGPRTAAAAVAGGAAGVVLDSQLALLPESGLPEAVRSVLRTLDGSETVVLGGHRVLRRRGPDAPRPPADDPEAVASLLGTRDPRRGLLPVGQDGFLAARFAERHGNVRRVVRAVSEAIHEGADGGLASAGMGEVADVGPVPAVVCEVAEGGSVSAGMGEVADGGSVSGGMGEVADVGPVPAVVCEV; this is encoded by the coding sequence ATGACCCCCCCTGCGCGCGCCCTCGACCTCGTCCTTTGCCTCACCCCCTGCGGAGAACCCGACGCCGGTCTCACCGCCGCTGCGTGCGCCGCCGGCGCGCTCGGCGTCCTCGACCTCGGTACCGGCGACCGAATATCACGAGAGGAGCTGGCGCGGCTGAGACGGGCCGCCCCGGGCCCCTTCGGGATACGGGTGACCGGGCGCTGCGCCCTGACCCCGGCCGATGTCGGCGACGCCCTCGACACGGTGGTCCACACCCCGGACGCCACCTGGAATCCGGCTGAGCTCCCCTCGTCATGCCGGGTGTTGACGGAGGTCACCGACCTCGGTCAGGCGCGCGCGGCCGTACGCGCCGGCGCCCAGGGGCTGATCGCCCGGGGCGCCGAGAGCGGCGGCCGGATCGGGGAGCTGAGCACCTTCGTGCTGCTGCAGCAGCTGCTGTCCGACGAGGAGTCGGGCACGGTACCGGTCTGGGCGTGCGGCGGCATCGGGCCGCGTACGGCGGCCGCCGCCGTGGCCGGCGGTGCCGCCGGGGTCGTCCTCGACAGCCAGCTCGCGCTGCTCCCCGAGTCGGGGCTGCCGGAGGCGGTCCGGTCGGTGCTGCGCACCCTCGACGGCTCGGAGACCGTGGTACTGGGCGGCCACCGGGTCCTGCGGCGCCGCGGACCGGACGCCCCGCGACCGCCGGCTGACGACCCCGAGGCGGTCGCGTCCCTGCTGGGCACCCGCGATCCGCGCCGCGGGCTGCTGCCGGTGGGCCAGGACGGCTTCCTCGCCGCCCGCTTCGCCGAACGGCACGGGAACGTACGGCGGGTGGTGCGGGCGGTGTCGGAGGCGATACACGAGGGCGCCGATGGTGGCCTGGCGTCGGCTGGGATGGGCGAGGTGGCCGACGTCGGCCCGGTGCCGGCTGTGGTGTGCGAGGTGGCCGAGGGCGGTTCGGTGTCGGCTGGGATGGGCGAGGTGGCCGACGGCGGTTCGGTGTCGGGGGGGATGGGCGAGGTGGCCGACGTCGGCCCGGTGCCGGCTGTGGTGTGCGAGGTGG
- a CDS encoding SDR family NAD(P)-dependent oxidoreductase, with protein VELRTALAAGPGAPRPAEINRAAGLILAQREIATTLAELGALGSDARYRAVDFRDRDAVLQAVKEIHAEHGRLDGVVFAAGVIEDRLIADKTPESFQRVYGTKTAGAGALFAALDDLPGTPAFTVLFGSVAAVLGNRGQADYAAANDALEALGADWAARAGARALTVHWGPWAPSGTHSGMVGAELGRAYARRGIELIDPDEGTAALLRELAWGEPSARAVVYTASGW; from the coding sequence CGTCGAGCTGCGCACGGCGCTGGCCGCCGGGCCCGGCGCGCCCAGGCCCGCCGAGATCAACCGGGCCGCCGGACTGATCCTCGCCCAGCGGGAGATCGCCACGACCCTCGCGGAGCTCGGCGCACTCGGCAGCGACGCCCGCTACCGAGCGGTGGACTTCCGGGACCGGGACGCCGTCCTGCAGGCGGTCAAGGAGATCCACGCCGAACACGGCCGCCTCGACGGAGTCGTCTTCGCCGCCGGCGTGATCGAGGACCGGCTGATCGCCGACAAGACCCCCGAGTCCTTCCAACGGGTCTACGGCACGAAGACGGCCGGGGCCGGCGCGCTGTTCGCCGCGCTGGACGACCTGCCCGGCACGCCCGCATTCACCGTGCTGTTCGGCAGCGTCGCCGCCGTCCTCGGCAACCGCGGCCAGGCCGACTACGCCGCCGCCAACGACGCCCTCGAAGCGCTCGGCGCCGACTGGGCCGCCCGCGCGGGCGCTCGCGCGCTGACCGTACACTGGGGACCCTGGGCACCGTCCGGCACGCACAGCGGCATGGTTGGCGCGGAACTAGGCCGCGCATACGCCCGGCGCGGCATCGAGCTGATCGACCCGGACGAGGGCACCGCGGCCCTGCTCCGGGAACTCGCCTGGGGCGAGCCGTCGGCCCGGGCCGTCGTCTACACCGCGTCGGGGTGGTGA
- a CDS encoding polyketide synthase, giving the protein MASRHTPAAIVGMAVLLPGAPGLDAYWRNLRDGLDAIRDAPADRWDADYYRPGSAAGPAVADQVYCRRGGFVDGLAEVDVTRYGIMPASVPGTEPDQLIALDVAAAALADAGGAQRLPARDRIGVALGRGGYLTPGLVRLDQRVRTAGQLTRILGELLPGLADGQLARIRAAFTERLGPDSPESAIGLVPNLAASRIANRLDLRGPAYTVDAACASSLVAVDQAVTELSTGRCDLMLAGGVHHCHDITLWSVFAQLRALSPTERVRPFHRDADGILIGEGTGVVVLKRLADAQRDGDRVYAVIRGTGVASDGRTAGLAAPDPGGQTRAVRQAWRAAGLDPAAPDSLGLLEAHGTATPAGDTAELATLAEVFGPADGSHLRPVLGSVKSMIGHAMPAAGVAGLVKAALALHHGTLLPTLHCEDPHPALAATRFRTLARSRPWETDARQPVRRAAVNAFGFGGINAHVVLEEAPGARAIPRTHSGPASVREPVPTPMPARATAPARVPTPAPAHVPVPAPARATAPAPACPTVPAPARPT; this is encoded by the coding sequence ATGGCGAGCCGTCACACTCCCGCCGCCATCGTCGGGATGGCGGTGCTGCTGCCCGGCGCCCCCGGCCTCGACGCGTACTGGCGCAATCTGCGCGACGGCCTCGACGCGATCCGCGACGCCCCCGCGGACCGCTGGGACGCCGACTACTACCGGCCCGGCTCGGCCGCCGGGCCCGCCGTCGCCGACCAGGTGTACTGCCGGCGCGGCGGCTTCGTGGACGGCCTGGCCGAGGTGGATGTCACCCGGTACGGCATCATGCCCGCCTCGGTGCCCGGCACCGAGCCCGACCAGCTGATCGCCCTCGACGTGGCCGCCGCCGCGCTCGCCGACGCGGGCGGCGCACAACGACTGCCGGCCCGGGACCGGATCGGCGTGGCGCTGGGGCGCGGCGGCTATCTCACCCCGGGCCTGGTCCGTCTGGATCAGCGGGTGCGCACGGCCGGACAACTGACCCGCATCCTAGGTGAGTTGTTGCCCGGCCTCGCCGACGGCCAACTCGCCCGCATCCGAGCCGCGTTCACCGAACGGCTCGGCCCCGACAGCCCGGAGTCGGCGATCGGCCTGGTCCCCAACCTCGCCGCCTCCCGCATCGCCAACCGTCTCGACCTGCGCGGCCCCGCCTACACCGTGGACGCGGCCTGCGCCTCCTCGCTGGTCGCCGTGGACCAGGCGGTCACCGAACTCTCCACCGGCCGCTGCGACTTGATGCTGGCCGGGGGAGTGCACCACTGTCACGACATCACCCTCTGGAGCGTCTTCGCCCAGCTGCGCGCCCTGTCCCCGACCGAGCGCGTCCGCCCCTTCCACCGTGACGCCGACGGCATCCTCATCGGCGAGGGCACGGGTGTCGTCGTACTGAAGCGGCTCGCGGACGCCCAACGCGACGGCGACCGCGTGTACGCGGTGATCCGGGGCACGGGCGTCGCCAGCGACGGCCGTACGGCGGGCCTGGCCGCCCCCGACCCCGGCGGGCAGACCAGAGCCGTGCGGCAGGCCTGGCGGGCCGCCGGACTCGACCCCGCCGCACCGGACTCCCTCGGCCTGCTGGAGGCTCACGGCACCGCGACTCCCGCCGGTGACACGGCCGAACTCGCCACCCTGGCCGAGGTGTTCGGCCCAGCCGATGGCAGTCACCTCCGTCCGGTCCTCGGCTCGGTGAAGTCGATGATCGGCCACGCCATGCCGGCCGCCGGGGTCGCGGGCCTGGTCAAGGCCGCCCTCGCCCTCCATCACGGCACCCTCCTGCCCACCCTCCACTGCGAGGACCCGCATCCCGCCCTGGCCGCCACCCGCTTCCGCACCCTGGCGCGCTCCCGGCCCTGGGAGACCGACGCCCGGCAGCCGGTCCGCCGCGCCGCCGTGAACGCCTTCGGGTTCGGCGGGATCAACGCCCATGTGGTGCTGGAGGAGGCACCGGGCGCCCGCGCGATTCCACGTACGCACTCCGGGCCCGCGTCCGTCCGGGAGCCCGTGCCAACGCCCATGCCCGCACGCGCCACCGCTCCCGCGCGCGTCCCCACTCCGGCTCCCGCGCACGTCCCCGTACCGGCTCCCGCGCGTGCCACGGCTCCCGCTCCGGCGTGTCCCACGGTTCCGGCTCCTGCGCGTCCTACCG